One Thermus sp. CCB_US3_UF1 DNA window includes the following coding sequences:
- a CDS encoding site-2 protease family protein, producing MLQRGLLLFPVLGIPIYLDLSFLVVLPLWAFLIGSNLPLYLQLFGLGTDPSLLQGPWPFLLGLLAALGLFLSVLLHELGHALAARSLGVATRRITLWLLGGVAQMERIPREPPKELKIALAGPGVSFALALLFRLVWGEGGAWGFLSHYLAWVNLMLGLFNLLPALPLDGGRVYRALLALRRPYLRATRQAVALSQGVAVALGLLGLLVLNPFLILVAFFVYMASRAEAEATLLAQALEGLKVRDLMTQDPIAIPPHLPVAEALSLALAYRVSGFPVVEGGQVLGVVGLEGLEGADLQAPVARYLQVPLILSPEDEALSALERMAERGYARGLVLKGGRLVGILSKTDLLRAFQVRLLGLDRPTGVG from the coding sequence ATGCTCCAGCGCGGCCTTCTCCTCTTCCCCGTCCTGGGCATCCCCATCTACCTGGACCTCTCCTTCCTGGTGGTCCTGCCCCTATGGGCCTTCCTCATCGGGAGCAACCTGCCCCTTTACCTGCAGCTTTTTGGCCTTGGAACTGACCCCAGCCTCCTCCAGGGCCCCTGGCCCTTCCTCCTCGGGCTTTTGGCCGCCTTGGGCCTATTCCTTTCCGTCCTCCTCCACGAGCTGGGCCACGCCCTGGCCGCCCGGAGCCTGGGCGTGGCCACCCGCCGCATCACCTTGTGGCTCCTGGGCGGGGTGGCCCAGATGGAGCGCATCCCCCGGGAACCCCCAAAGGAGCTCAAGATCGCCCTGGCGGGCCCGGGGGTGAGCTTCGCCCTGGCCCTCCTCTTCCGCCTGGTCTGGGGGGAGGGGGGGGCCTGGGGGTTTTTGAGCCACTACCTGGCCTGGGTCAACCTGATGCTGGGGCTTTTCAACCTCCTCCCCGCCCTGCCCTTGGACGGGGGCCGGGTGTACCGGGCCCTCCTGGCCCTGCGCAGGCCCTACCTCCGGGCCACCCGGCAGGCGGTGGCCCTGAGCCAGGGGGTGGCGGTGGCCCTGGGGCTTTTGGGGCTTCTGGTCCTGAACCCCTTCCTGATCCTGGTGGCCTTCTTTGTCTACATGGCCTCGAGGGCCGAGGCCGAGGCCACCCTCCTGGCCCAGGCCCTGGAGGGGCTAAAGGTGCGGGACCTCATGACCCAAGACCCCATCGCCATCCCCCCCCACCTCCCCGTGGCCGAAGCCCTGTCCCTGGCCCTGGCCTACCGGGTATCGGGCTTCCCCGTGGTGGAGGGGGGCCAGGTGCTGGGGGTGGTGGGGCTGGAGGGGCTGGAGGGGGCCGACCTCCAAGCCCCCGTGGCCCGCTACCTGCAGGTGCCCCTCATCCTCTCCCCGGAGGACGAGGCCCTAAGCGCCCTGGAGCGCATGGCCGAGCGGGGCTACGCCCGGGGCCTGGTGCTAAAGGGGGGGCGGCTGGTGGGGATCCTCAGCAAGACCGACCTCCTCAGGGCCTTCCAGGTGCGGCTTCTCGGCCTTGACAGACCTACGGGGGTGGGGTAG
- a CDS encoding MFS transporter, giving the protein MLALALLKDPLYRPYWLALFTSQMGTWMQSAAQGWLVLLLTGSAERLGLVVALQFLPSLLFSLPAGVLADRYPKRNLLLLTQGGMMLLALLMGLLILTGWVRYGHVLLFAFLYGALNAMDLPVRQSFTVELAGRERYPGAIALNSFGFNTSRLLGPALSGFLIALFGVGVAYLANALSFLPLLLVLRRVPPGPRGEGDGRWWREAQEGVRFVLEHPLVRRVVGLVLFASLLGMNFQTLVPAYARLVLGLSATGYGFLVSSVGLGALGAALVMAFTGRPKPVRLLLGVFLLALAHLGLFLPKPALAPLFLALGGFGMISVLINANTLVQLSVPDRLRGRVMAVYSLVMLGTGPLGAYLTGLLFEALGGRWAALALGGVVLLVGLYQLRPWPKGPSPPA; this is encoded by the coding sequence GTGCTGGCCCTGGCCCTCCTCAAGGATCCCCTCTACCGCCCCTACTGGCTGGCCCTCTTCACCTCCCAGATGGGCACCTGGATGCAGTCCGCCGCCCAGGGGTGGCTGGTCCTCCTCCTCACGGGGAGCGCCGAGCGGTTGGGGCTGGTGGTGGCCCTGCAGTTCCTGCCCTCCCTGCTCTTCTCCCTGCCCGCCGGGGTCCTGGCCGACCGCTACCCCAAGCGCAACCTCCTCCTCTTGACCCAGGGGGGGATGATGCTCCTGGCCCTCCTCATGGGCCTCCTTATCCTCACGGGCTGGGTGCGCTACGGCCACGTCCTCCTCTTCGCCTTCCTCTACGGGGCCCTGAACGCCATGGACCTGCCCGTGCGCCAGAGCTTCACCGTGGAGCTGGCGGGGCGGGAGCGCTACCCCGGGGCCATCGCCCTCAACTCCTTCGGCTTCAACACCAGCCGCCTCCTGGGCCCGGCCCTATCCGGCTTTCTCATCGCCCTTTTTGGGGTAGGGGTGGCCTATCTGGCCAACGCCCTTTCCTTCCTCCCCCTGCTCCTGGTCCTCCGCCGCGTCCCCCCAGGGCCTCGAGGGGAAGGGGATGGCCGCTGGTGGCGGGAGGCCCAGGAGGGGGTGCGCTTCGTCCTGGAACACCCCCTGGTGCGGCGGGTGGTGGGGCTGGTCCTTTTCGCCAGCCTTCTCGGCATGAACTTCCAGACCCTGGTCCCCGCCTACGCCCGGCTGGTCCTGGGGCTTTCCGCCACCGGGTACGGTTTCCTGGTCTCCTCCGTGGGCCTGGGCGCCCTGGGGGCGGCCCTGGTCATGGCCTTCACCGGGCGGCCCAAGCCCGTGCGGCTCCTTCTGGGGGTGTTTCTCCTGGCCTTGGCCCACCTGGGCCTCTTCCTGCCCAAGCCCGCCCTGGCTCCCCTCTTCCTCGCCCTGGGGGGGTTTGGCATGATCTCCGTCCTCATCAACGCCAACACCCTGGTGCAGCTCTCCGTGCCCGACCGGCTACGGGGCCGGGTCATGGCCGTCTACAGCCTGGTCATGCTGGGCACGGGGCCCCTGGGGGCCTACCTCACCGGCCTTCTCTTTGAGGCCCTAGGGGGGCGGTGGGCGGCCCTGGCCCTGGGGGGGGTGGTCCTCCTGGTGGGGCTTTACCAGCTCCGCCCCTGGCCTAAGGGTCCCAGTCCGCCGGCCTAG
- the wecB gene encoding non-hydrolyzing UDP-N-acetylglucosamine 2-epimerase yields the protein MKRVVLAFGTRPEATKMAPVYLALRGLPHLEPLILLTGQHREQLRQALSLFGLREDRNLDVMQERQTLPDLAARILPQAARALREMRADYVLVHGDTLTTFAVAWAAFLEGIPMGHVEAGLRSGNLKEPFPEEANRRLTDVLTDLDFAPTPLAKANLLREGKGEAGILVTGQTGVDAVLLAARLGRLPEGLPPGPYVTVTMHRRENWPILGELARALRRVAEAFPHLTFVYPVHLNPVVREAVYPVLKGVRNFVLLDPLEYGPMAALIRESLLLVTDSGGLQEEGAALGVPVVVLRNVTERPEGLEAGILKLAGTDPEGVYRTVKGLLESPEELSRMRQAKNPYGDGKAGERVARGVAWRLGLGPRPADWDP from the coding sequence ATGAAGCGGGTGGTCCTGGCCTTCGGCACCCGGCCCGAGGCCACCAAGATGGCCCCGGTCTACCTGGCCCTCCGGGGCCTGCCCCACCTGGAGCCCCTCATCCTCCTCACCGGCCAGCACCGGGAACAGCTCCGCCAGGCCCTAAGCCTTTTTGGCCTGCGGGAGGACCGGAACCTGGACGTGATGCAGGAGCGCCAGACCCTCCCCGACCTGGCGGCCCGGATCCTTCCCCAGGCGGCCCGGGCCTTGCGGGAGATGCGGGCGGACTACGTCCTGGTGCACGGGGACACCCTCACCACCTTCGCCGTGGCTTGGGCGGCCTTCCTGGAAGGGATCCCCATGGGGCATGTGGAGGCCGGGCTCAGGAGCGGGAACCTGAAAGAGCCTTTCCCCGAGGAGGCCAACCGCCGCCTCACCGACGTCCTCACCGACCTGGACTTCGCCCCCACCCCCCTGGCCAAGGCCAACCTCCTGCGGGAGGGGAAGGGGGAGGCGGGGATCCTGGTGACGGGGCAGACCGGGGTGGACGCCGTCCTCCTGGCCGCGAGGCTGGGGAGGCTTCCCGAGGGCCTGCCCCCCGGGCCCTACGTCACCGTGACCATGCACCGGCGGGAGAACTGGCCCATCCTGGGGGAGCTGGCCCGGGCCCTAAGGCGGGTGGCCGAGGCCTTCCCTCACCTTACCTTCGTCTACCCGGTGCACCTGAACCCCGTGGTGCGGGAGGCGGTCTACCCGGTGCTCAAGGGGGTGAGGAACTTCGTCCTGCTGGACCCCTTGGAGTACGGCCCCATGGCGGCCCTGATCCGGGAGAGCCTGCTTTTGGTTACGGACTCCGGGGGGCTTCAGGAGGAGGGGGCGGCTTTGGGGGTGCCGGTGGTGGTGCTGCGCAACGTGACCGAGCGGCCGGAAGGCCTCGAGGCCGGCATCCTGAAGCTGGCCGGCACCGACCCCGAGGGGGTCTACCGGACGGTGAAGGGGCTTTTGGAAAGCCCGGAGGAGCTTTCCCGCATGCGCCAGGCCAAAAACCCCTACGGGGACGGTAAGGCCGGGGAGCGGGTGGCCCGGGGGGTGGCCTGGCGGCTTGGCCTCGGGCCTAGGCCGGCGGACTGGGACCCTTAG
- a CDS encoding MraY family glycosyltransferase produces MSELLKRIGVAEPTGTGWVTVAFAFLLALFFTWRFLPHVRRFALKVGWADQPNERRLNREPLPNAGGLAVYAGVVLALVVAAFLRPILVEQVLIQVLAILLGGAWLVLVGFMDDQFGLPPLFRLFVQTLAALLLMAVGIRFEAAFGTPLDPALGLLLTWLWVVGITNALNLMDGLDGLAGGIAYISAVSLLFVSAQFPFWAAGTLVLAALAGAALGFLRHNLHPSRIILGDAGAYFLGYTLAATALLGNLKLTTFLGLLPPILFLLLPILDTTQVVVRRLLKGQNPLSTPGKDHIHHRLLARGLSQRRVAFALWGVALAFNLLAMAYLGMPLEAVGASLLASVLGLAWVTYRRLKALWRGEVGG; encoded by the coding sequence ATGAGCGAGCTCCTCAAGCGCATCGGCGTCGCCGAGCCCACGGGCACGGGGTGGGTCACCGTGGCCTTCGCCTTCCTCCTGGCCCTTTTCTTCACCTGGCGCTTCCTTCCCCACGTGCGCCGCTTCGCCCTCAAGGTGGGCTGGGCCGACCAGCCCAACGAGCGGCGGCTGAACCGGGAGCCCCTCCCCAACGCCGGGGGCCTTGCGGTCTACGCGGGGGTGGTGCTGGCCCTGGTGGTGGCGGCCTTCCTCCGGCCCATCCTGGTGGAACAGGTCCTCATCCAGGTCCTGGCCATCCTCCTCGGGGGGGCCTGGCTGGTCCTGGTGGGCTTCATGGACGACCAGTTCGGCCTCCCCCCCCTTTTCCGCCTCTTCGTGCAGACCCTGGCCGCCCTCCTCCTCATGGCCGTAGGGATCCGCTTTGAGGCGGCCTTCGGCACCCCGTTGGACCCCGCCTTGGGCCTGCTCCTCACCTGGCTTTGGGTGGTGGGCATCACCAACGCCCTGAACCTCATGGACGGCCTGGACGGCCTGGCAGGGGGGATCGCCTACATCAGCGCCGTAAGCCTCCTTTTCGTTTCCGCCCAGTTCCCCTTCTGGGCCGCGGGCACCCTGGTCCTGGCCGCCCTGGCCGGGGCGGCCTTGGGCTTCCTAAGGCACAACCTCCACCCGAGCCGCATCATCCTGGGGGATGCCGGGGCCTACTTCCTGGGCTACACCCTGGCGGCCACGGCCCTGCTGGGCAACCTCAAGCTCACCACCTTCCTGGGCCTCCTCCCCCCCATCCTCTTCCTTCTCCTGCCCATCCTGGACACCACCCAGGTGGTGGTGCGCAGGCTCCTTAAGGGGCAGAACCCCCTCTCCACCCCGGGCAAGGACCACATCCACCACCGCCTCCTGGCCCGGGGGCTCTCGCAAAGACGGGTGGCCTTCGCCCTCTGGGGGGTGGCCCTGGCCTTCAACCTTCTGGCCATGGCCTACCTGGGCATGCCCCTGGAGGCGGTGGGGGCCAGCCTCCTGGCCAGCGTGCTGGGCCTGGCCTGGGTCACCTACCGCCGGCTCAAGGCCCTTTGGCGGGGGGAGGTGGGGGGATGA
- the upp gene encoding uracil phosphoribosyltransferase — MRITLVDHPLVQHKLAHLRDKRTGAKDFRELAEELSLLMAYEAMRDLELRETLVETPVAPARVKVLSGKKLALVAILRAGLVMVEGILKLVPHARVGHIGLYRDPESLKPVQYYAKLPPDIAERRVFLLDPMLATGGSASHALGLLKARGAKGVKLMCLIAAPEGLERIRQDHPDTEVVVAAIDERLNEHGYIVPGLGDAGDRIYGTK, encoded by the coding sequence ATGAGGATCACCCTGGTGGACCACCCCCTGGTCCAGCACAAGCTGGCCCACCTGCGGGACAAACGCACGGGCGCCAAGGACTTCCGGGAGTTGGCCGAGGAGCTCTCCCTCCTCATGGCCTACGAGGCCATGCGGGACCTGGAGCTCAGGGAAACCCTGGTGGAAACCCCCGTGGCCCCAGCCCGGGTCAAGGTGCTCTCGGGGAAGAAGCTGGCCCTGGTGGCCATCCTCCGGGCGGGCCTGGTCATGGTGGAGGGCATCTTGAAGCTGGTGCCCCACGCCCGGGTGGGGCACATCGGCCTCTACCGGGACCCCGAGTCCTTGAAGCCGGTGCAGTACTACGCCAAGCTCCCCCCGGACATCGCCGAGCGCCGGGTCTTCCTCCTGGACCCCATGCTGGCCACGGGGGGAAGCGCCAGCCACGCCCTAGGCCTTCTCAAGGCGCGGGGAGCCAAGGGCGTCAAGCTCATGTGCCTCATCGCCGCCCCTGAGGGCCTGGAGCGCATCCGGCAGGACCACCCCGACACCGAGGTGGTGGTGGCCGCCATTGACGAGCGCCTCAACGAGCACGGCTACATCGTCCCCGGCCTAGGGGATGCCGGGGACCGGATCTACGGCACCAAATGA
- a CDS encoding phosphotransferase has product MALSALQGLLSPQVLAHLTPLGGFEARVYTDGERVYKVYRPEEAHLAALEARRMARAGLGSFVLGVEVVEGQGVLITRRFPGKPFSPEAFTQKTLAALSHLFLSLHRLPEPGGVRREALLERLERFRESLHPFPEALALLEALEREVDLAAGAEHRFCHRDAWAGNLLLKEAGQEGPEVMLVDWVRAGGDDPARDLALLKTGSLDLLGEGAAREALFRLARLYPKEVRERLAFYVPLTYLHDLHWFRTKHPEGFAEALKEKLPRAASFLRDCLPRRGGAC; this is encoded by the coding sequence GTGGCGCTTTCGGCCCTGCAAGGCCTCCTCTCCCCCCAGGTCCTGGCCCACCTCACCCCCTTGGGGGGGTTTGAGGCCCGGGTCTACACCGACGGGGAAAGGGTGTACAAGGTGTACAGGCCCGAGGAGGCCCACCTGGCGGCCCTCGAGGCCCGGAGGATGGCCCGGGCCGGCCTGGGGAGCTTTGTCCTGGGGGTGGAGGTGGTGGAGGGCCAGGGGGTGCTCATCACCCGCCGCTTCCCCGGAAAACCCTTCTCCCCCGAAGCCTTCACCCAGAAGACCCTGGCCGCCCTCTCCCACCTTTTCCTCTCCCTGCACCGCCTCCCCGAGCCCGGGGGGGTAAGGCGGGAGGCCCTTTTGGAACGCCTAGAACGCTTCCGGGAAAGCCTCCACCCCTTCCCCGAGGCCCTGGCCCTCCTCGAGGCCCTGGAGCGGGAGGTGGACCTGGCCGCGGGAGCCGAGCACCGCTTCTGCCACCGGGACGCCTGGGCCGGCAACCTCCTGTTGAAGGAAGCTGGCCAGGAAGGCCCCGAGGTGATGCTGGTGGACTGGGTGCGCGCGGGGGGGGACGATCCGGCGCGGGACCTGGCCCTCCTCAAGACGGGAAGCCTGGACCTCTTGGGGGAAGGGGCCGCCCGGGAGGCCCTTTTCCGCCTGGCCCGCCTGTACCCTAAGGAGGTGCGGGAGCGCCTGGCCTTCTACGTGCCCCTCACCTACCTCCACGACCTGCACTGGTTCCGCACCAAGCACCCTGAGGGGTTCGCCGAGGCCCTAAAGGAGAAGCTTCCCCGGGCGGCAAGCTTCCTCCGGGACTGCCTTCCCCGCAGGGGCGGGGCGTGTTAG
- a CDS encoding radical SAM protein, protein MELLRPEATLLSLGERVLSFDREGRPYHYFRQGRTYKRSLDGSLHLRHREGERRRRRLGEEEALQVYQEILALAEAHLQDPTRRAEVLRWTPEALLDPTPYRRAYPWPVSILPPEAYLSVVLQATTGCTWNRCAFCAFYQDRPFQKRTPEVFAEHLERVLALLGRGRLLRRGVFLADGNALSLGEPLLPLLEAVGRAFPGEAVQGFLDLFTGLRKEASWWERLRALGLRRVHLGLETGHAPLLRLLNKPGHPQEAIPLVRALKGAGLSLGVIFLVGAGGKAFAEAHRRESLALLAQLSLDRGDVVYLSPFQEAPGTPYALWGLEPLEDLEGEVRAWAQGVRRLGLRAARYDVREFLY, encoded by the coding sequence GTGGAGCTCCTGCGGCCCGAGGCCACCCTCCTCTCCCTGGGGGAGAGGGTCCTTTCCTTTGACCGGGAGGGAAGGCCCTACCACTACTTCCGCCAGGGGCGCACCTACAAGCGGTCCCTGGACGGGAGCCTCCACCTCCGCCACCGGGAAGGGGAGAGGCGGAGGCGGCGCCTGGGGGAGGAGGAGGCCCTCCAGGTCTACCAGGAGATCCTGGCCCTGGCCGAGGCCCACCTGCAAGACCCCACCCGGCGGGCCGAGGTCCTCCGCTGGACCCCGGAGGCCCTCCTGGACCCCACCCCTTACCGCCGGGCCTACCCCTGGCCCGTGAGCATCCTCCCCCCTGAGGCCTACCTTTCCGTGGTCCTCCAGGCCACCACGGGCTGCACCTGGAACCGCTGCGCCTTCTGCGCCTTCTACCAGGACCGCCCCTTTCAGAAGCGCACCCCAGAGGTCTTCGCGGAGCACCTGGAGCGGGTTCTGGCCCTGCTGGGCCGGGGGCGGCTTTTGCGGCGGGGGGTGTTTCTGGCAGACGGGAACGCCCTCAGCCTGGGCGAGCCCCTCCTGCCCCTCCTGGAGGCGGTGGGCCGGGCCTTTCCCGGGGAGGCGGTGCAGGGCTTTTTGGACCTCTTCACCGGGCTTAGGAAGGAGGCCTCCTGGTGGGAGCGGCTTCGGGCCCTGGGCCTGAGGCGGGTCCACCTGGGCCTGGAGACGGGGCATGCCCCCCTTCTCCGGCTCCTGAACAAGCCTGGCCACCCCCAAGAGGCCATCCCCCTGGTGCGGGCCCTCAAAGGGGCGGGCCTTTCCCTGGGGGTCATCTTCCTGGTGGGGGCAGGAGGGAAGGCCTTCGCCGAGGCCCACCGCCGGGAAAGCCTGGCCCTTTTGGCCCAGCTATCCCTGGACCGGGGGGATGTGGTCTACCTTTCGCCCTTTCAAGAAGCCCCTGGTACCCCCTACGCCCTCTGGGGCTTGGAACCCCTGGAGGACCTGGAGGGGGAGGTCCGGGCCTGGGCCCAGGGGGTGCGCCGGCTGGGCCTGCGGGCGGCCCGGTACGACGTCCGGGAGTTCCTCTACTGA
- a CDS encoding CDGSH iron-sulfur domain-containing protein has protein sequence MRLRFRENGPYVLDLPQGTPFRWQGEERKREGPSWPFAALGYSREKPFCDGSHKEAGFQGEGGEVPGEG, from the coding sequence ATGCGCCTCCGCTTCCGGGAAAATGGCCCCTATGTCCTGGACCTACCCCAGGGAACCCCCTTCCGCTGGCAGGGAGAGGAGAGGAAACGGGAGGGACCAAGCTGGCCCTTTGCCGCTTTAGGCTACTCCCGGGAAAAGCCCTTCTGCGACGGAAGCCACAAGGAGGCGGGGTTCCAGGGGGAAGGCGGCGAGGTGCCAGGGGAAGGATGA
- the tilS gene encoding tRNA lysidine(34) synthetase TilS translates to MSLRVAGYSGGVQGLEAAFAERLARLAPQDPLVLAVSGGGDSVALAHLVRRAGRQGVVAHLDHALRPESGEDLAFVRALAQRLGFAFRAERVEVGRIARERGENLEALARQIRYAFLHRVAREVGAKAILTAHTLDDQAETVLLKLLQGTARALGIREKEGLLVRPLLPFAREELRAYLEGLGEAWREDPSNQDPTWDRNYLRLMVFPSLLARFPRAREALARFAEVREGEEAYLEGMARARLLPDPRFFVPAYRAIPLLQAPEALRRRALRQVLEALGLRPEARLVELLEGALRGRAATLPGGYLARRKGGTLFLLPPEPRLPLPPGFRRPEPGDYLERPFGRKRIWDFLAEKGVPRELKGLWPVRAEGKRVEAVLGLYPPGEEERGMALALEEAKAALGEGEVPVGAVLVVGGRVFRAHNRVEALKDPTAHAELLLLRQAGKEARGGRLYVTLEPCRMCHHALKEAGVEVVYGAENLKEGALTRFGQGGGMRGGVLEGACAKLLRDFFSRLREGCRSG, encoded by the coding sequence ATGTCCCTCAGGGTAGCGGGCTATAGTGGGGGCGTGCAAGGGCTGGAGGCGGCCTTCGCCGAGCGCTTAGCCCGCCTGGCCCCTCAGGACCCCTTGGTCTTGGCGGTGTCCGGGGGCGGGGATTCCGTGGCCCTGGCCCACCTGGTGCGCCGGGCCGGGCGGCAGGGGGTGGTGGCCCACTTGGACCACGCCCTCCGCCCGGAAAGCGGGGAGGACCTGGCCTTCGTCCGCGCCCTGGCCCAGCGTCTGGGCTTTGCCTTCCGCGCCGAGCGGGTGGAGGTGGGGAGGATCGCCCGGGAGCGGGGGGAGAACCTCGAGGCCCTGGCCCGGCAGATCCGCTACGCCTTCCTCCACCGGGTGGCCCGGGAGGTGGGGGCCAAGGCCATCCTCACCGCCCATACCCTGGACGACCAGGCGGAAACCGTCCTGCTCAAGCTCCTCCAGGGCACCGCCCGGGCCCTGGGGATCCGGGAGAAGGAGGGCCTCTTGGTCCGGCCCCTCCTCCCTTTTGCCCGGGAGGAGCTCCGGGCCTACCTGGAGGGTTTGGGGGAGGCTTGGCGGGAGGACCCCTCCAACCAGGACCCCACTTGGGACCGCAACTACCTGCGCCTCATGGTCTTTCCCTCTCTCCTTGCCCGCTTCCCCCGGGCCCGGGAGGCCCTTGCCCGCTTCGCCGAGGTCCGGGAGGGGGAGGAGGCCTACCTGGAGGGGATGGCCCGGGCCCGCCTCCTCCCCGACCCCCGCTTCTTTGTCCCCGCCTACCGGGCAATCCCCCTCCTCCAGGCCCCGGAGGCCCTGCGGCGGCGGGCCCTTAGGCAGGTGCTGGAGGCCTTGGGCCTGCGGCCTGAGGCCCGCCTGGTGGAGCTACTGGAAGGGGCCTTGCGGGGGAGGGCAGCCACCCTGCCCGGGGGGTACCTGGCCCGGCGGAAGGGGGGTACCCTTTTCCTCCTCCCTCCAGAGCCCAGGCTGCCCTTGCCCCCTGGCTTCCGCCGCCCGGAGCCGGGGGATTATTTGGAAAGGCCCTTTGGCCGCAAGCGGATTTGGGACTTCTTGGCGGAAAAGGGAGTACCCAGGGAGCTCAAGGGGCTGTGGCCGGTGCGGGCCGAGGGGAAGCGGGTGGAGGCGGTGCTGGGCCTCTATCCCCCCGGGGAGGAGGAGCGCGGCATGGCCCTGGCCCTGGAGGAGGCCAAGGCTGCCCTAGGGGAGGGGGAGGTGCCGGTGGGGGCGGTTTTGGTGGTGGGGGGAAGGGTCTTCCGGGCCCACAACCGGGTGGAGGCCCTCAAGGACCCCACGGCCCATGCGGAACTCCTTCTCCTGCGCCAAGCGGGCAAGGAGGCCCGGGGGGGGAGGCTTTACGTGACCCTCGAGCCCTGCCGCATGTGCCACCACGCCCTGAAGGAGGCCGGGGTGGAGGTGGTCTACGGGGCGGAAAACCTCAAGGAAGGGGCCCTCACCCGCTTCGGCCAGGGGGGTGGGATGCGGGGTGGCGTCTTGGAGGGCGCCTGTGCTAAGCTTTTGAGGGATTTCTTCTCCCGGCTCAGGGAGGGGTGCCGGAGCGGTTGA
- a CDS encoding YkgJ family cysteine cluster protein: MSPQEAWRALELDLADYLAHKGVKPSCQAGCFACCFGLVTLSRLEGEALLPQLTEGQRARLLEEGPRRLALLAEGKDQADFPSRFFRSRTPCPFLEGGLCGVYPHRPLACRGLLTAHDPSLCHPEAQTPPDHFLKVPWRMAHLRMERLWEEEQRRYGFAVIGELGSLLYLLLRGLPPEREGVEALLQTLGVLGGSWGFQVV; the protein is encoded by the coding sequence ATGAGCCCTCAGGAAGCCTGGCGCGCCCTGGAGTTGGACCTCGCCGACTACTTGGCCCACAAGGGGGTCAAGCCCTCCTGCCAGGCGGGGTGCTTTGCCTGTTGTTTTGGCCTCGTGACCCTTTCCCGCCTGGAGGGAGAGGCCCTCCTCCCCCAGCTCACGGAGGGCCAGAGGGCCCGCCTCCTGGAGGAAGGCCCAAGGCGCCTCGCCCTCTTAGCGGAGGGGAAGGACCAGGCGGACTTCCCCAGCCGCTTCTTCCGAAGCCGCACCCCCTGCCCCTTCCTGGAGGGGGGGCTTTGCGGCGTCTACCCCCATAGGCCCCTGGCCTGCCGGGGCCTCCTCACCGCCCACGACCCCAGCCTCTGCCACCCCGAGGCCCAAACCCCGCCCGACCACTTCCTAAAGGTACCCTGGCGGATGGCCCACCTGCGCATGGAAAGGCTTTGGGAAGAAGAGCAAAGGCGCTATGGTTTTGCCGTCATTGGGGAGCTGGGAAGCCTCCTGTACCTCCTCCTAAGGGGGCTTCCCCCAGAGAGGGAAGGGGTGGAGGCCCTTTTGCAAACCCTGGGGGTTCTGGGCGGGTCCTGGGGGTTCCAGGTGGTCTAA
- a CDS encoding DinB family protein yields MPAPFLEPLVPGVPPAVSAWIRGLEEVALHLEGWAFDLPEEAFWWRPKEEANPIGGLVRHIAGSSLRLGAYALGLGLPGWATRGREWELRGEAEPKAVVVARFREAWDGLLAAFREVREEALSEEVAVGHLGVRAPRAHVLHHLVEHAQHHAGQVIYARKLL; encoded by the coding sequence ATGCCCGCGCCCTTTTTGGAGCCCTTGGTGCCGGGGGTGCCCCCGGCGGTTTCCGCCTGGATCCGGGGCCTGGAGGAGGTGGCCCTCCACCTGGAAGGCTGGGCCTTTGACCTTCCCGAGGAGGCCTTCTGGTGGCGGCCCAAGGAGGAGGCGAACCCCATCGGCGGCCTGGTGCGCCACATTGCCGGAAGCTCCTTGCGCCTTGGGGCCTATGCCTTGGGCCTGGGGCTTCCCGGGTGGGCCACGCGGGGCAGGGAGTGGGAGCTAAGGGGGGAGGCCGAGCCCAAGGCCGTGGTGGTGGCCCGCTTCCGCGAGGCCTGGGATGGGCTCCTTGCCGCCTTCCGGGAGGTGAGGGAAGAGGCCCTTTCGGAGGAGGTGGCCGTGGGCCACCTGGGGGTGAGGGCCCCCAGGGCCCATGTCCTCCACCACCTGGTGGAGCACGCCCAGCACCATGCGGGCCAGGTGATCTACGCCCGCAAGCTCCTCTAG
- a CDS encoding DUF3197 domain-containing protein translates to MERIGLRAAPRLTLEALKEALKGFRLPEAKVYLVTDWQDRREKARYALLLHGGKKDLLTPDAFGPAFPGGEEALAELVAYLLQGGARRFYEAVVSPGEMTALLDLPPEVLLKRVGAIANPTDPGIYLRGGLPVKGP, encoded by the coding sequence ATGGAACGCATCGGCCTGCGCGCTGCGCCCAGGCTTACCCTCGAGGCCCTAAAGGAAGCCCTCAAGGGCTTCCGCCTGCCCGAGGCCAAGGTCTACCTCGTCACCGACTGGCAGGACCGCCGCGAGAAGGCCCGCTACGCCCTTCTCCTCCACGGGGGCAAAAAGGACCTCCTTACCCCGGATGCCTTCGGCCCCGCCTTCCCCGGGGGGGAGGAGGCCCTGGCCGAGCTGGTGGCCTACCTCCTCCAGGGAGGGGCGCGGCGGTTTTATGAAGCCGTGGTCTCCCCCGGGGAGATGACGGCCCTCCTGGACCTGCCCCCGGAGGTCCTCCTCAAGCGGGTGGGCGCCATCGCCAACCCCACCGACCCCGGCATCTACCTCCGGGGCGGCCTACCCGTAAAGGGCCCGTAG